CCTTGCGAAACACCGACTCTGCCAAATCTGCCCGTGTTACTGTTTTGCCAGCCATGATCCTCGCCCGTCTGAAGCTGTATTGATCAATTTTTTCAAACACTATGTGCGTTAATGCCTAGGGTCAAGCGCCTCTCTTGCGGCTTCTACCAACGGACCAGCAAAGCACCCCAGGTAAAGCCCCCGCCCATGGCCTCCAGCATCACGAGATCGCCCTGCTTGATGCGGCCATCACTGGCGGCCACAGACAGGGCCAGTGGGATGGATGCCGCCGACGTATTGCCATGCAGATCGACTGTCACCACAACCTTTTCGAGAGGGATGCCAAGCTTTTTCGCTGAGCCATCGATGATTCTGCGATTCGCCTGATGGGGCACAAGCCAGTTCAGATCTTCAGCCGTTGTCCCGGTCGCCTCAAAAGCAGCGACGATAACATCCGTAATCATGCCGACGGCGTGTTTGAAGACCTCCCGGCCCTCCATCCGCAAATGACCGACGGTGCCCGTCGTCGACGGCCCACCGTCGACATAGAGCTTTTCCTTGTGCGATCCGTCAGACCGCAGATGAGACGTCAGAACGCCGCGATCTGACACCTTGCCTTCCTGTTGCTGCGCTTCCAGGACCAGCGCACCGGCGCCATCACCGAAGAGAACGCAGGTTGTGCGATCCGTCCAGTCCAGAATGCGGGAGAAGGTTTCCGCACCGATGACCAGGGCGCGCTTCGCCATCCCTGCCCGCAGATGCGCGTCGGCGGTGGCCATGGCATAGACGAAGCCCGTGCAGACAGCCTGTACGTCGAAGGCGTAGCCCTTGGTCATACCAAGGCGATTCTGAATATTGACGGCAGTTGCCGGAAACGTGTTGTCCGGCGTGGACGTCGCAACGATAACGAGGTCGATGTCGTCTGGCGTAAGGCCTGCGCGCTGCAGGGCGTCCCGTGCCGCGGCTTCCCCGAGAGACGCTGTGGTTTCTCCCTCGCCTGCAATGTAACGCTGGCGAATTCCGGTGCGCTGGACAATCCAGTCGTCGGAGGTTTCGACAAGGCTTTCCATTTCCTTGTTCGTGACGACGCGTTGGGGCAGTGCGGAACCAAAGCCGCGGACGACAGAGCGAATCATCTGATGCAAATTCCTTTGGTCACGCCGCTTCTTCCGGGCCTGCAGGAGGCAGGCGGCGGGCATGATATGTTTTCAAATCCTGTACGATCTTCTGGTTCAACGCATTCCGCACCATGTCGTAGCCGACATCGATGGCAGCCGCATAACCTTCGGCATCCGTTCCGCCGTGACTTTTGATGACGATGCCGTTCAAGCCGAGGAACACGCCGCCATTGACCTTGCGCGGGTCCATCTTCTCGCGCAACCGGTCAAAGGCACCCTTTGCAAGCAGATAACCGATCTTCGACATCAGTGTGCGGGACATTGCCGAGCGAAGCAATTCAGCCATCTGCTTGGCTGTGCCTTCCGCCGTCTTGAGAGCGATGTTTCCGGTAAAACCTTCCGTCACCACCACATCCACGACGCCGCGGCCGATATCGTCGCCTTCAACGAAACCGTGGTAGGAAATTGTCGACAGATTGGCCTCACGCAGCATGCGCCCGGCTTCCTTGACCTCTTCCTGTCCCTTGACCTCTTCCACGCCGACATTCAGCAAACCGACGGTGGGCTTCTCAATTTCAAACAGCGCGCGCGCCATGGCGCCGCCCATCAACGAGAAGTCCAGCAACTGCTGCGCGTCAGCACCGATGGTGGCGCCAATGTCGAGAACGATGCTTTCGCCCTTCAGCGTCGGCCAGATACCGGCAATCGCAGGGCGTTCGATATTCTCCATCGTCCGGAGGCAAAATTTTGCCATGGCCATCAGCGCGCCGGTATTCCCGGCAGACACAACGGCATCGGCCTCACCGGACTTCACGGCCTCAATGGAGCGCCACATGCTTGAAACGTAGCGACCACGCCGCAGCGCCGCGCTTGGCTTTTCGTCCATCGTGATTGCGACATCGCAATGATGGAATGTCGTCTTTTCCTTCAGCTTCGGGAATTTGGCGAGAATTGGCTCGCATTCCTGCTGAAGTCCGTACATGACGAAAACCATGTCCGGATGGCGCTCCAGAGCCTTGGCTGCACCTGGAATGACCACGGCAGGACCGAAATCACCGCCCATGGCATCAAGAGAAATTCTGATCACGCGTTCCTGGTCCTTCTGCCGCCGGCCTGGCTGTGTCGCGGCCAAAATCTTGGTTCATTCGCCCCATACAACTCATTCGCAAGCGAATGCAAACGCTATTCCTTCTTTTTCCAGTCCTTCAGGACGGCAAACGGGTTTGGCTTGTCGTCCTTCGCTGTTGGATCCGACTCGATATGATCGGCGAATTCGATGCCAGCTTTTCGAGGATAGGGATCAATGCCAAGGGCAACCATTTCCGCAACGGTGGCGCCTGCATCAATCGTGTCGCCCTCGAATGTCTCCGGCAGATCGGGACCATCAGGGTCCAGTACCATTTCAGCGCTTTCCCCTGTCATCATACGCGCAAGCTTGGAGCCTTCAGGCACAAAGATCTGCTCGAAGTCTTCCGATACCACGCTCTCGACGGGCTCCAGCGTCACGACGCAGCTCTGGGTCAAACGGGCAGTGATGTGGCCGCGAACCCGGACTCCATCCTTCTTCCAGCGGGCAATCTGCATTTCCGCGCTGAGTTCTTCCACGGAGGAAACCTTCCAGAGTTCCGCCAGTCCTTCTCGTTCACGCTCGTCTGCAGAAATTCGAACTGTCACCGGATTGGCAGAAATATGCCCAACCTTGACCGCATAGGAAAAGGGCGGTCTGGATCTGGCGTCGGGTGATGTCTTCACTGCAAGTCCTCTTGTCCTGGCACGGGCAACTGCAAGGCACCCCGCGCAATATCATCGTCCGAAAGCGCCGCCAGCCTCTTCTCCGTCCTCAGCGCCCAGGCGGCCAGCCCTTCCATCGAAGGTGCTTCACTCATATCCGGGTGGATGTTCCGGCGCAATGCTTGGGCAAGTGCCGCTCCATCCTCGGCCTGGAGAGCCTCCCCATAGGATTGGACGCGACCGTAGAACATGCCTGCAAACTTCTTCATTCGTTTGGGCACGCTTTGATCGCCGACACCAAGCTCCCGGATGGAATGATCGATATCCTGAAAAAACGCGTCAATGATCTCCTGAGCCAGTTCCTTGCCGCTCTGACCTGAGCCGGATGTTCGCCGGAAGAAGAGAATCATCACCAGCGACAGCATCTCGAACCGACCCATTACGGTATCCGGCACATCCAGATCTGAATAGAAGAAGGGGATGCGGGCCGAAGATGTCAATATTGCGTACTGGCGGTCGACAATTGCGCGGTTGCTATTCTTCTTTTTGAAGAGATTGAAGATCATGGGGCTCGAGACTCGATCATGTTTTGTACGTGATCACACTCTTTGCTGCCAAAGCAGCCAATGAAGGCGCGCCACCTTGTTGCATGGAAACAAAAGGTGGTTTACCGAAGCAGGCACGAATTGCAATGGCGATCGCGATCGGCGAGGCTTCGCGCGAGAATATGGCTGTAAAATGCCGATTGCCGTTGCGGGTTTCGCGGAATAGCCACAATGCTATCGCAGCAGGTTTGCTGTCGTTGACCGGCAGGAAGACATGAGGACAAAGTGTTGAAGAAGCGCGTGTTTGGTTCTGACGTGAATTTGAGGGGCACAGTTGCGGTTGCCGCCGTCGCACTCGCGCTTGGCGTTTCCGGCTGCACCAGCATGGACATCGGCCAGACGATGTACAATGGCTATGTTCTCGACAAGGATTCGCTTGATCTCATTCCGGAGGGTTCGAGCCGCGAACAGGTTCTGCTCAGCATGGGCACGCCCTCCACTACCGCGACCTTTGATGGCGAAGTCTTCTATTACATCTCGCAGAAGCGCCATCGCTCGGCTGCCTTCATGAAGCCGAAGCTGGTAGAGCAGACCATTGTTGCCATCTATTTCAACAAGGAAGGCACCGTTGCCCGACGCGCGGTCTACACGCTGCAGGATGGCAAGGTGTTCGACAATATCAGCCGCACAACGCCGACCGGCGGTCGCGACCTAACATTCCTGCAGCAGCTTCTGTCGGGTGGCGGCGGCACAGGCAGCAGCGGCGCCGCAGCCGTTCGCAACATACTGGGCGGGAACTAACTCAGAAATCGACTCCACAGGCAAAAGCCCGCGGCATCTTCTGATGCCGCGGGCTTTTCATCATCGATCAGTCACTCATGCGGCGAGGATCGCCAAAAGCAGCAAGGCCACGATATTGGTGATCTTGATCGCCGGATTGACTGCCGGGCCGGCCGTGTCCTTGTAGGGGTCACCCACGGTATCGCCGGTCACGGAAGCCTTGTGCGCATCCGATCCTTTCATATGGCGCGTGCCATCCTTGTCGACGAAGCCATCCTCGAAGCTCTTCTTCGCATTGTCCCAGGCACCGCCACCGGAGGTCATGGAAATCGCGACGAAAAGTCCGTTGATGATGACGCCGAGCAGCGACGCTCCGAGTGCGGCAAAAGCCGACGCCTTCGATCCCGAAATCAAGAGAACGCCAAAGTAGACGATGATGGGCGCCAGAACCGGCAGAAGTGAAGGCAGGATCATTTCCCGGATTGCGGCCTTGGTCAGCATATCGACGGCTCGTCCGTAATCCGGGCGATCCGTACCCTGCATGATGCCCGGCTTTTCGCGGAACTGCCTGCGCACCTCTTCCACAACGGCGCTGCCTGCCTTTCCGACGGCCGTCATGGCCATCCCACCGAAGAGGTAGGGAATAAGACCACCGAAGATCAGGCCCGCAACCACGTATGGGTTGGCGAGACTGAAGGAGATCGCACCGACATCCGCGAAGTACGGATATTTCTGACCATTGGCTGCAAAGTATTGCAGATCGTTGGCATAGGCTGCAAAAAGCACAAGCGCTCCGAGACCGGCAGAG
The window above is part of the Rhizobium rhizoryzae genome. Proteins encoded here:
- a CDS encoding outer membrane protein assembly factor BamE gives rise to the protein MKKRVFGSDVNLRGTVAVAAVALALGVSGCTSMDIGQTMYNGYVLDKDSLDLIPEGSSREQVLLSMGTPSTTATFDGEVFYYISQKRHRSAAFMKPKLVEQTIVAIYFNKEGTVARRAVYTLQDGKVFDNISRTTPTGGRDLTFLQQLLSGGGGTGSSGAAAVRNILGGN
- a CDS encoding beta-ketoacyl-ACP synthase III — encoded protein: MIRSVVRGFGSALPQRVVTNKEMESLVETSDDWIVQRTGIRQRYIAGEGETTASLGEAAARDALQRAGLTPDDIDLVIVATSTPDNTFPATAVNIQNRLGMTKGYAFDVQAVCTGFVYAMATADAHLRAGMAKRALVIGAETFSRILDWTDRTTCVLFGDGAGALVLEAQQQEGKVSDRGVLTSHLRSDGSHKEKLYVDGGPSTTGTVGHLRMEGREVFKHAVGMITDVIVAAFEATGTTAEDLNWLVPHQANRRIIDGSAKKLGIPLEKVVVTVDLHGNTSAASIPLALSVAASDGRIKQGDLVMLEAMGGGFTWGALLVRW
- a CDS encoding ubiquinol-cytochrome C chaperone family protein; the protein is MIFNLFKKKNSNRAIVDRQYAILTSSARIPFFYSDLDVPDTVMGRFEMLSLVMILFFRRTSGSGQSGKELAQEIIDAFFQDIDHSIRELGVGDQSVPKRMKKFAGMFYGRVQSYGEALQAEDGAALAQALRRNIHPDMSEAPSMEGLAAWALRTEKRLAALSDDDIARGALQLPVPGQEDLQ
- a CDS encoding YceD family protein, with the translated sequence MKTSPDARSRPPFSYAVKVGHISANPVTVRISADEREREGLAELWKVSSVEELSAEMQIARWKKDGVRVRGHITARLTQSCVVTLEPVESVVSEDFEQIFVPEGSKLARMMTGESAEMVLDPDGPDLPETFEGDTIDAGATVAEMVALGIDPYPRKAGIEFADHIESDPTAKDDKPNPFAVLKDWKKKE
- the plsX gene encoding phosphate acyltransferase PlsX codes for the protein MIRISLDAMGGDFGPAVVIPGAAKALERHPDMVFVMYGLQQECEPILAKFPKLKEKTTFHHCDVAITMDEKPSAALRRGRYVSSMWRSIEAVKSGEADAVVSAGNTGALMAMAKFCLRTMENIERPAIAGIWPTLKGESIVLDIGATIGADAQQLLDFSLMGGAMARALFEIEKPTVGLLNVGVEEVKGQEEVKEAGRMLREANLSTISYHGFVEGDDIGRGVVDVVVTEGFTGNIALKTAEGTAKQMAELLRSAMSRTLMSKIGYLLAKGAFDRLREKMDPRKVNGGVFLGLNGIVIKSHGGTDAEGYAAAIDVGYDMVRNALNQKIVQDLKTYHARRLPPAGPEEAA